ATTACTCAATGAATTATCATTTTATTGAAATATTGGGGTAATTATTTAATAAATTTCACATTTAAATTATTTTAATTTAATATAGGAGGTAAAAAATGATAGTGGTCAATAAAGAAGACTGTATTATGTGTGGGGCTTGTCAAGGCACTTGTCCAACTGCTGCTATTGAAGTAACACCTAGTAATGTTATTTTTTGTGATATTTGTGGCGGAGATCCTAAGTGTGTAGCTACCTGTCCTCAGGATGCTTTAAAAGTCGAATCCATG
The nucleotide sequence above comes from Methanobacteriales archaeon HGW-Methanobacteriales-1. Encoded proteins:
- a CDS encoding ferredoxin: MIVVNKEDCIMCGACQGTCPTAAIEVTPSNVIFCDICGGDPKCVATCPQDALKVESM